In Halovulum dunhuangense, one genomic interval encodes:
- a CDS encoding glutamine synthetase family protein: MTSEDWISRVPAAVQTWLGGRRVEEVECVVADMAGISRGKAMPSAKFARGDRMFLPTSIFYQTIDGDYVDMNITHQWTESDMVLTPDFTAATSSPWADDVTIQVIHDIADLQGRPMPLAPRNVLKRVLDLYAAEGWQPVIAPEMEFYLTKPNTDPDLPIEPPIGRTGRVVASRQAYSMTAVDEYGPVIDDIYEFADAQGFELDTIIQEGGAGQIEINFRHGDPVQLADQVFFFKRTIREAALRQNCFATFMAKPMQHEPGSAMHIHQSVVDSKTGDNIFCAADGSETALFHGFLAGQQEFLPNVIPMLAPYVNSYRRYVPQGSAPINLEWGPDNRTTGLRIPISSPQARRIENRIVGMDANPYLAFAASLACGYLGMKRGMTPRSAVIGEAYNYDYALPRGLLEAVDAFEENPAIAEVIGPEFCAVYAGLKRHEAESFLAVISPWEREHLLLNV, translated from the coding sequence ATGACCTCCGAAGACTGGATTTCCCGAGTCCCCGCCGCGGTGCAGACCTGGCTGGGCGGACGCCGGGTGGAAGAAGTGGAATGCGTCGTCGCCGACATGGCCGGGATCAGCCGCGGCAAGGCGATGCCAAGCGCCAAGTTCGCCCGCGGCGACCGCATGTTCCTGCCGACCTCGATCTTCTACCAGACGATCGATGGCGACTATGTGGACATGAACATCACCCACCAGTGGACCGAAAGCGACATGGTGCTGACGCCGGATTTCACCGCCGCCACCTCGTCGCCCTGGGCCGACGACGTGACGATCCAGGTGATCCACGACATCGCCGACCTGCAGGGCCGACCCATGCCGCTTGCGCCGCGCAACGTGCTGAAGCGGGTGCTCGACCTTTATGCCGCCGAGGGCTGGCAGCCGGTGATCGCGCCCGAGATGGAGTTCTACCTTACCAAGCCCAACACCGACCCCGACCTGCCCATCGAGCCGCCCATAGGGCGCACCGGCCGGGTCGTTGCCTCGCGCCAGGCCTATTCGATGACGGCGGTGGACGAGTATGGCCCGGTGATCGACGACATCTACGAATTCGCCGACGCGCAGGGCTTCGAGCTGGACACCATCATCCAGGAAGGCGGCGCCGGGCAGATCGAGATCAACTTCCGCCATGGCGACCCGGTGCAGCTGGCCGACCAGGTGTTCTTCTTCAAGCGCACGATCCGCGAAGCGGCGCTGCGGCAGAACTGTTTCGCCACCTTCATGGCCAAGCCCATGCAGCACGAACCCGGATCGGCCATGCACATCCACCAGTCGGTGGTGGACAGCAAGACGGGCGACAACATCTTCTGCGCCGCCGACGGATCGGAAACGGCGCTGTTCCACGGATTTCTCGCCGGGCAGCAGGAATTCCTGCCCAACGTGATCCCGATGCTTGCCCCCTATGTGAATTCCTACCGGCGCTACGTCCCGCAGGGGTCCGCGCCGATCAACCTGGAATGGGGGCCGGACAACCGCACCACGGGCCTGCGCATCCCGATCAGCAGCCCGCAGGCGCGGCGGATCGAGAACCGTATCGTCGGCATGGATGCGAACCCCTACCTTGCCTTCGCCGCCTCCCTGGCGTGCGGGTATCTGGGCATGAAGCGTGGCATGACCCCGCGCTCGGCGGTCATCGGCGAGGCATATAATTACGACTACGCCCTGCCGCGCGGCCTGCTGGAGGCGGTGGACGCCTTCGAGGAGAACCCGGCCATAGCCGAGGTGATCGGGCCCGAGTTCTGCGCGGTCTATGCCGGGCTGAAGCGGCACGAGGCGGAAAGCTTCCTTGCCGTCATCAGCCCCTGGGAACGCGAGCATCTGCTTCTGAACGTATGA
- a CDS encoding NAD(P)/FAD-dependent oxidoreductase: MTDLLRENDPDGEHPASYYRATAAPLPDCPPLDGDRCADVCIIGAGYTGLSAALELAGQGLDVVLLEANRVGWGASGRNGGQLGSGQRLGQRRLERMAGERIARQLWDLAEEAKQTARDHIAAHGIACDLKPGVLHADLHAHEVRDSHADAEHLRKVYGYDQITPLDRGGIAAALGTDIYAGGALDMGAGHLHPLNYALGLARAAMGGGVTVHEKTRVRSVSDSAPHRVVTDRGTVTAGHVLFACNGYHGGVDRHGAARVMPINNFIIATEPLGEARARALIRDDVAVADSKFVVNYYRLSADHRLLFGGGETYGYRFPADIAGLVRPNMLKVYPQLQDVRIDHAWGGTLGITTSRMPYFGATGHTRLAAGGFSGHGVAMATLAGRLMGRYVLGAREGFETFARLQPRGFPGGDRARHPLLVLAMSWYALRDRLGI; encoded by the coding sequence ATGACGGACCTGCTGCGCGAGAACGACCCGGACGGCGAGCATCCTGCCAGCTATTACCGCGCGACGGCTGCGCCGCTGCCGGACTGCCCGCCGCTGGATGGCGACCGATGCGCGGATGTCTGCATCATCGGGGCCGGCTACACCGGGCTTTCGGCGGCGCTGGAACTTGCGGGGCAGGGGCTGGATGTCGTCCTGCTCGAGGCCAACCGCGTCGGCTGGGGCGCCTCGGGCCGCAATGGCGGGCAACTCGGCTCTGGCCAGCGGCTCGGCCAGCGCCGGCTGGAGCGCATGGCGGGCGAAAGGATTGCCCGCCAGCTCTGGGACCTGGCCGAGGAGGCAAAGCAAACCGCGCGTGATCATATCGCCGCGCATGGCATCGCCTGCGACCTGAAGCCGGGCGTTCTGCATGCGGACCTGCATGCCCACGAGGTGCGCGACAGCCACGCGGATGCCGAGCATCTGCGCAAGGTCTATGGCTACGACCAGATCACGCCGCTGGACCGCGGCGGTATCGCGGCTGCGCTGGGAACCGACATCTATGCCGGCGGCGCGCTGGACATGGGGGCAGGGCATCTGCACCCGCTCAACTACGCGCTGGGCCTGGCCCGCGCCGCGATGGGCGGGGGCGTGACGGTCCACGAGAAGACGCGCGTACGCTCCGTCTCGGACAGCGCCCCGCACCGGGTCGTCACCGATCGTGGCACGGTCACGGCGGGCCATGTGCTTTTCGCCTGCAACGGCTATCACGGCGGGGTGGACCGGCACGGGGCCGCGCGCGTCATGCCCATCAACAATTTCATCATCGCGACCGAACCGCTGGGAGAGGCGCGCGCCCGTGCCCTGATCCGGGACGATGTGGCGGTGGCAGACTCGAAGTTCGTCGTGAACTACTATCGGCTCAGCGCCGATCACCGGCTGCTCTTCGGTGGGGGCGAGACCTATGGCTACCGCTTTCCCGCCGACATCGCGGGCCTGGTGCGGCCCAACATGCTGAAGGTCTATCCGCAATTGCAGGACGTGCGGATCGACCATGCCTGGGGCGGGACGCTGGGGATCACCACAAGCCGGATGCCGTATTTCGGGGCGACGGGTCACACGCGGCTGGCGGCCGGGGGCTTTTCCGGGCACGGGGTCGCGATGGCCACGCTGGCCGGGCGGCTGATGGGGCGCTACGTCCTGGGCGCGCGCGAGGGGTTCGAGACCTTCGCGCGGTTGCAGCCGCGCGGCTTCCCGGGCGGCGACCGGGCGCGCCATCCGCTGCTGGTGCTGGCGATGAGCTGGTACGCGCTGCGCGACCGGCTGGGGATATGA
- a CDS encoding alpha/beta hydrolase, producing MRITDWDDAYANRDHVPDADAIFARWPAEAQAFRDRLGADGRARLDLSYGPAPRNRYDLFLPEAAAEGLVVWVHGGYWRAFDKSLWSHFAEGIVAAGWAVAMPSYSLAPTAPIPVITREIAASIAAAAQEVPGPIRLTGHSAGGHLVSRVACTDTTLPEQVLARVAHILSVSGVHDLRPLLRLAMNADFKLDAATAHAESPALLTPRDGVRVTAWVGGDERPEFVRQTTLLANVWTGMGADMAQVITPLRHHFDVIDDFRDPRSALVQALLG from the coding sequence ATGCGCATCACCGACTGGGACGACGCCTATGCCAACCGGGACCATGTCCCCGACGCCGATGCGATCTTTGCCCGCTGGCCGGCCGAGGCGCAGGCCTTCCGCGACCGGCTTGGCGCCGACGGGCGGGCGCGGCTCGACCTGTCCTACGGCCCTGCGCCGCGCAACCGCTACGACCTGTTCCTGCCGGAGGCCGCGGCCGAGGGGCTTGTCGTCTGGGTGCATGGCGGCTACTGGCGGGCCTTCGACAAGAGCCTCTGGTCCCATTTCGCCGAAGGCATCGTTGCGGCGGGCTGGGCGGTCGCCATGCCCAGCTATTCCCTTGCACCGACTGCGCCGATCCCTGTCATCACGCGCGAGATCGCCGCGTCCATCGCCGCTGCCGCCCAGGAGGTGCCGGGCCCGATCCGCCTGACCGGCCATTCGGCGGGGGGGCATCTGGTGTCCCGCGTGGCCTGCACCGATACCACGCTGCCGGAGCAGGTGCTGGCGCGCGTTGCGCATATCCTTTCGGTCAGTGGCGTGCATGACCTGCGCCCGCTGTTGCGGCTGGCGATGAACGCGGATTTCAAGCTGGATGCCGCCACCGCGCATGCGGAAAGCCCCGCGCTTCTGACCCCGCGCGACGGCGTCCGCGTGACGGCCTGGGTCGGCGGCGACGAGCGGCCGGAATTCGTGCGGCAGACCACGCTGCTGGCAAATGTCTGGACCGGGATGGGCGCCGACATGGCGCAGGTCATCACGCCCCTTCGGCACCATTTCGATGTGATCGACGATTTCCGGGATCCGCGCTCGGCGCTGGTGCAGGCGCTTCTGGGCTGA
- a CDS encoding DUF6280 family protein, with the protein MFDYVDSTAFSNDQGRRAQKLFAAVVLAALDDAIADDKKYGNGQEVIARWARSRDGREVLSCAGIDPNERAVQGLMAFVAKGVRTSVALSREESERRAAA; encoded by the coding sequence ATGTTCGATTACGTTGACTCGACCGCTTTTTCCAATGACCAGGGCCGCCGCGCCCAGAAGCTGTTTGCCGCCGTTGTGCTGGCCGCTCTGGATGATGCGATTGCGGACGACAAGAAGTATGGCAACGGCCAGGAAGTGATTGCCCGCTGGGCGCGGTCGCGCGATGGCCGCGAAGTCTTGAGCTGTGCCGGTATCGACCCGAACGAGCGTGCGGTGCAGGGCCTGATGGCGTTCGTCGCCAAGGGCGTGCGCACCTCGGTCGCCCTCAGCCGCGAGGAAAGCGAGCGTCGCGCCGCCGCCTGA
- a CDS encoding NAD(P)-dependent oxidoreductase codes for MKATVIGLGHMGWGAAVSLLRAGIETTGCDLVEETLERFRDRGGNAFPTPAEAVPGSKVVLVFVLNAQQAKSVLFGSRGAVSAADLGTVFLLNATMSPAEVETIAADLTAAGMAVIDAPVTGGAARAESGELTVLASGPDAAFDKAAPALDAIAARIFRLGSKPGTAARMKMVNQLLAGAHVAAMAEALVLAMREGLEPAQVIEVIGESSGASEMFRSRAPQVAEGDYTPITPVDVLAKDLGIAKEAAGYEMPLTEAALALLSEAQDAGFGSMADAAVARIIARRAGVTLPGESRDTDG; via the coding sequence ATGAAGGCGACGGTGATCGGACTTGGGCATATGGGCTGGGGCGCCGCGGTGTCCCTGCTGCGCGCCGGGATCGAGACGACGGGCTGCGATCTGGTCGAGGAAACACTGGAGCGGTTTCGCGACCGGGGCGGCAACGCCTTCCCGACACCGGCCGAGGCGGTGCCGGGATCCAAGGTCGTGCTCGTCTTCGTGCTGAACGCGCAGCAGGCCAAGAGCGTGCTTTTCGGAAGCCGGGGTGCGGTCTCGGCGGCGGATCTGGGGACGGTCTTTCTGCTCAACGCCACCATGTCGCCGGCCGAGGTGGAAACGATTGCGGCCGATCTGACCGCTGCCGGGATGGCCGTGATCGATGCCCCTGTCACCGGGGGTGCCGCCCGTGCCGAAAGCGGGGAGTTGACGGTGCTCGCCTCCGGGCCGGATGCAGCCTTCGACAAGGCGGCGCCCGCGCTCGATGCCATTGCCGCGCGGATCTTCCGTCTGGGCAGCAAGCCCGGAACCGCGGCACGCATGAAGATGGTGAACCAGCTTCTGGCCGGGGCCCATGTCGCCGCCATGGCCGAGGCGCTGGTGCTTGCGATGCGCGAGGGGCTGGAGCCCGCGCAGGTGATCGAGGTGATCGGCGAAAGTTCCGGTGCGTCCGAGATGTTCCGCAGCCGCGCGCCGCAGGTCGCCGAGGGAGATTACACGCCAATCACGCCGGTGGACGTACTGGCCAAGGACCTGGGCATTGCGAAAGAGGCGGCGGGCTATGAGATGCCCCTGACCGAGGCCGCCCTCGCCCTGTTGTCCGAGGCGCAGGACGCCGGCTTCGGTTCGATGGCCGATGCCGCCGTGGCCCGGATCATCGCTCGGCGCGCCGGCGTTACGCTGCCGGGCGAAAGTCGGGATACCGACGGCTGA
- a CDS encoding orotate phosphoribosyltransferase has translation MYANTFPDRAEMAKLTARMLWEVQAVHFRPEEPYIFTSGLASPVYIDCRKLISYPRIRSALMDFLVATLNRNAGFEQFDAVAGGETAGIPFAAWIADRMGLPMQYVRKKPKGFGRNAQIEGVIAEGQRVLLVEDLATDGGSKLRFAEAIRATGATCAHSCVVFYYDIFKGGMDTLAENGLHLHYLATWWDVLAAAREDRLFDAATISQVEEFLHAPLDWSAAHGGRYVDPAKG, from the coding sequence ATGTACGCCAACACCTTTCCAGATCGCGCCGAAATGGCAAAGCTCACCGCCCGGATGCTGTGGGAAGTGCAGGCCGTCCATTTCCGCCCCGAGGAGCCCTATATCTTCACGTCGGGGCTGGCGAGCCCGGTCTATATCGACTGCCGCAAGCTGATCTCCTATCCCAGGATCCGCTCGGCCCTGATGGATTTCCTCGTGGCCACGCTGAACCGGAACGCCGGCTTCGAGCAGTTCGACGCCGTGGCCGGCGGCGAGACGGCGGGCATTCCCTTTGCGGCCTGGATCGCGGACCGCATGGGCCTGCCGATGCAGTATGTCCGCAAGAAGCCCAAGGGCTTCGGGCGCAATGCCCAGATCGAGGGCGTGATCGCCGAGGGCCAGCGGGTGCTGCTGGTCGAGGACCTGGCCACCGATGGCGGCTCGAAGCTTCGCTTCGCCGAGGCGATCCGTGCCACCGGGGCGACCTGCGCGCATAGTTGCGTCGTTTTCTACTACGACATTTTCAAGGGCGGGATGGACACGCTGGCCGAGAACGGGCTGCATCTGCATTATCTTGCGACCTGGTGGGACGTGCTTGCCGCCGCCCGCGAGGACAGGTTGTTCGATGCGGCGACCATATCGCAGGTCGAGGAATTCCTGCATGCCCCGCTCGACTGGTCGGCCGCCCATGGCGGGCGCTACGTCGATCCGGCCAAGGGCTGA
- a CDS encoding hydroxypyruvate isomerase family protein — protein sequence MTGERLSFSANLGFLWTDLRLPERVVAAKRAGFDAVECHFPYDTDIADLRAALRDTGLPMLSLNTRPGDPAAGEFGLAALPGRAAEAQAAMDEAMEYAAAIGCGMVHVMAGRTPDIGDADRVFRDNLCHACKLAKPHDIRILIEPINRIDVPGYHLHRLEDAATLVGELGDDALRIMFDCYHMQRGGGDLLRRFIRHAAMIGHVQFAGVPDRGEPDRGEVAYPWLLKAFRQAGYRGAFGAEYRPSAGVEQGLGWLDAFRRA from the coding sequence ATGACCGGGGAACGCTTGTCGTTCTCGGCCAATCTCGGCTTCCTGTGGACCGACCTTCGGCTGCCCGAGCGGGTTGTCGCCGCGAAACGGGCGGGGTTTGACGCGGTCGAGTGCCATTTCCCCTACGACACCGACATTGCCGATCTTCGCGCCGCCCTGCGCGACACCGGGCTGCCGATGCTGAGCCTGAACACCCGCCCCGGCGATCCGGCTGCGGGCGAGTTCGGGCTGGCCGCACTGCCCGGGCGCGCGGCAGAGGCGCAGGCGGCGATGGACGAGGCGATGGAGTATGCCGCCGCGATCGGCTGCGGCATGGTGCATGTGATGGCCGGCAGGACGCCCGACATCGGCGACGCGGACCGGGTCTTTCGCGACAACCTGTGCCACGCCTGCAAGCTGGCCAAACCGCACGACATCCGCATCCTGATCGAGCCGATCAACCGGATAGACGTTCCGGGCTATCACCTTCACCGGCTGGAAGACGCCGCGACCCTTGTCGGGGAACTCGGCGATGACGCGCTGCGCATCATGTTCGACTGCTACCACATGCAGCGCGGCGGCGGCGATCTGCTGCGGCGGTTCATCCGCCATGCGGCGATGATCGGTCACGTCCAGTTCGCAGGCGTGCCCGACCGTGGCGAGCCGGACCGCGGAGAGGTGGCCTATCCCTGGTTGCTGAAGGCGTTTCGCCAGGCCGGCTATCGCGGCGCCTTCGGGGCCGAGTACCGGCCATCCGCCGGCGTCGAGCAGGGGCTGGGCTGGCTGGATGCCTTTCGCCGCGCCTGA
- a CDS encoding ArsR/SmtB family transcription factor, protein MKENSVIACDLLKAIAQETRLLILCSLLPGERTVSDIEQELGMRQAAVSQQLSRLRLQGIVSSRRDGKTVYYRLEDPRTEQILRTLHGIFCTEPKS, encoded by the coding sequence ATGAAGGAAAATTCAGTCATCGCCTGCGACCTGTTGAAGGCAATCGCGCAGGAGACGCGCCTCCTTATCCTGTGTTCGCTGCTGCCGGGGGAACGGACCGTATCGGATATCGAGCAGGAACTGGGGATGCGGCAGGCCGCGGTATCGCAGCAGCTGTCCCGCCTGCGTCTTCAGGGCATCGTTTCCTCGCGCCGCGACGGAAAGACCGTGTATTACAGGCTGGAGGATCCGCGAACCGAGCAGATCCTGCGCACGCTGCACGGGATCTTCTGCACGGAGCCGAAATCCTGA
- the rbsK gene encoding ribokinase, whose amino-acid sequence MQDRARTGSIVILGIFVADTAFRAARQPRMGETILGSGFALGPGGKGSNQAVAAARAGGEVHFITRIGPDAFGDMALRTWEDAGVTAHAIRAPRSTTGAACIFLDEKTGDNAIIVYPGAAGQIVPADLDAQATLIGGAAVFVTQLEQPMDAAMRGLRLARESGARTILNPAPAAPLPDGMLALCDFVTPNESEAEALTGMPVRTTQDAARAARRLREMGARAAIVTLGEKGALYDDGLRSVHVPAFDAGAVVDTTGAGDAFNGGFATALANGADPVEAVRFGCATAAVSVTRPGAAEAMPNIGEIRSILE is encoded by the coding sequence ATGCAGGACAGGGCCCGGACCGGATCCATCGTCATTCTCGGCATCTTCGTCGCGGACACGGCGTTCCGCGCCGCCCGTCAGCCGCGCATGGGAGAGACGATCCTCGGCAGCGGCTTCGCCCTCGGCCCGGGCGGCAAGGGATCGAACCAGGCAGTGGCGGCGGCGCGCGCCGGGGGCGAGGTGCATTTCATCACGCGCATCGGGCCCGACGCCTTTGGCGACATGGCGCTGCGCACCTGGGAAGATGCGGGCGTCACCGCCCACGCGATCCGCGCGCCGCGCAGCACCACGGGCGCCGCCTGCATCTTTCTCGACGAGAAGACGGGCGACAACGCAATCATCGTCTATCCGGGCGCTGCCGGGCAGATCGTGCCTGCCGATCTGGACGCGCAGGCCACGCTCATCGGCGGTGCCGCGGTGTTCGTGACCCAGCTGGAGCAGCCGATGGACGCGGCGATGCGTGGCCTGCGCCTTGCGCGGGAGAGTGGCGCGCGGACGATCCTCAACCCGGCGCCTGCGGCCCCCCTGCCCGATGGGATGCTCGCGCTCTGCGACTTCGTCACCCCGAACGAAAGCGAGGCTGAGGCGCTGACCGGAATGCCCGTGCGCACGACCCAGGACGCCGCGCGCGCCGCACGCAGGCTGCGCGAGATGGGGGCGCGGGCGGCCATCGTCACGCTGGGGGAAAAGGGCGCGCTTTATGATGACGGGCTGCGCAGCGTCCATGTTCCCGCGTTCGACGCGGGTGCGGTCGTCGATACCACCGGGGCGGGCGATGCCTTCAACGGCGGCTTCGCCACCGCCCTGGCCAATGGCGCCGACCCGGTCGAGGCCGTCCGTTTCGGCTGCGCGACCGCGGCCGTTTCGGTCACGCGACCCGGCGCCGCCGAAGCAATGCCGAATATTGGCGAGATCAGGTCGATTCTTGAATGA
- the ftsH gene encoding ATP-dependent zinc metalloprotease FtsH, whose protein sequence is MAPASKQQDDPPQKLPPNAVWLAAAAFLMLVALMSSWGARDVGTTDVSYTEIKAAIAAGGVEGALLAPDAITLMLETPRADGSTLLRAVTPAQGDPELLPLLERSGIDVTAEQPPEASILAYMLPWVVVLGVYLWLQRRMMGNITGGMGAGGPAGLFKGRFMEPQKPSRRITFADVAGQDQAKREVAELVDFLREPERFQKVGAEVPHGVLLVGPPGTGKTMLAKALAGEADVPFFSTSGSEFIEVFVGVGAGRVRRMFEAARKAAPSIIFIDELDSIGRVRGTGLGGGHDEREQTLNQILAELDGFGGREAVVVLAATNRPDVLDPALLRPGRFDRHVTLELPDRTARRRILDIHARNLPLRAMDDLDLIAAGTPGFSGADLKNLLNEAAIGAARRNAAEILRTDLEEARDKVMMGTVRTLAIQPDERHRLAVHEAGHATVTLFIPEADPLYKVTIIPRGRSLGGTHMLPQTERHTLPEGYLCGQLAVLLAGRAAERLLLGSASSGADDDIRRATELARSMIARWGMSETLGPIDLREEENHPFLGRSIAEPRSHADQTAAAVDREVIALLQQADATATEILSAHRQQVEALAQGLEREETLDADRVAQMLGVPPSGRALPG, encoded by the coding sequence ATGGCCCCGGCATCGAAGCAACAGGACGACCCGCCACAGAAACTGCCACCAAACGCCGTCTGGCTTGCGGCGGCGGCCTTCCTGATGCTTGTCGCGCTGATGTCTTCATGGGGCGCGAGGGACGTTGGCACCACGGACGTGTCCTACACCGAGATCAAGGCCGCCATCGCGGCCGGCGGAGTGGAAGGCGCCCTGCTGGCCCCTGACGCGATCACCCTGATGCTGGAGACACCCCGCGCCGACGGCAGCACGCTGCTTCGCGCGGTCACGCCCGCCCAGGGCGACCCGGAGCTTCTGCCCCTGCTGGAGCGAAGCGGCATCGACGTCACCGCGGAACAGCCGCCCGAAGCATCGATCCTTGCCTACATGCTGCCCTGGGTCGTGGTCCTTGGCGTCTATCTCTGGCTGCAACGACGGATGATGGGCAACATCACCGGCGGCATGGGCGCGGGCGGGCCGGCCGGACTGTTCAAGGGCCGTTTCATGGAGCCGCAGAAGCCCTCGCGCCGCATCACCTTCGCCGATGTGGCAGGCCAGGACCAGGCCAAGCGCGAGGTGGCCGAGCTTGTGGACTTCCTGCGCGAGCCCGAGCGGTTCCAGAAGGTGGGCGCCGAGGTGCCGCATGGCGTGCTGCTGGTGGGCCCGCCGGGTACCGGGAAGACCATGCTTGCCAAGGCGCTGGCCGGCGAGGCGGACGTGCCTTTCTTCTCGACTTCCGGCTCGGAGTTCATCGAGGTCTTCGTCGGCGTCGGCGCGGGGCGCGTGCGACGGATGTTCGAGGCGGCGCGCAAGGCCGCGCCGTCGATCATCTTCATCGACGAGCTGGACAGCATCGGGCGGGTCCGTGGCACCGGACTTGGCGGCGGCCATGACGAGCGGGAGCAGACGCTGAACCAGATCCTTGCGGAACTGGACGGCTTCGGCGGGCGCGAGGCGGTGGTCGTGCTGGCCGCGACCAACCGACCCGACGTGCTCGACCCGGCGCTGCTGCGCCCCGGCCGCTTCGATCGCCACGTCACGCTGGAGTTGCCCGACCGCACCGCGCGGCGCCGGATCCTCGACATCCATGCGAGGAACCTGCCCCTGCGCGCCATGGACGATCTGGACCTGATCGCCGCCGGAACACCGGGCTTTTCCGGCGCCGACCTGAAGAACCTGCTGAACGAGGCCGCCATCGGCGCGGCACGGCGCAACGCGGCCGAGATCCTGCGCACCGACCTGGAGGAAGCGCGCGACAAGGTGATGATGGGAACCGTGCGCACGCTGGCGATCCAGCCGGACGAGCGGCACAGGCTGGCCGTGCACGAGGCGGGCCATGCGACGGTGACCCTGTTCATCCCCGAGGCGGACCCGCTCTACAAGGTCACCATCATCCCGCGCGGCCGCAGCCTGGGCGGCACGCACATGCTGCCGCAGACCGAGCGGCATACCCTGCCCGAAGGGTACCTGTGCGGCCAGCTTGCGGTGCTGCTCGCGGGGCGCGCGGCCGAGCGGCTCCTGCTGGGTTCCGCCTCGAGCGGGGCGGATGACGACATCAGGCGGGCGACGGAGCTTGCCCGTTCCATGATCGCCCGCTGGGGCATGTCCGAGACGTTGGGGCCGATCGACCTGCGCGAGGAAGAGAACCACCCTTTCCTCGGCCGCTCCATCGCAGAGCCCCGCAGCCATGCCGATCAGACCGCAGCCGCGGTGGACCGCGAGGTGATCGCCCTGCTCCAGCAGGCCGACGCCACCGCGACCGAGATCCTTTCGGCCCACCGCCAGCAGGTCGAGGCGCTGGCGCAAGGGCTGGAGCGGGAAGAAACGCTCGACGCGGACAGGGTCGCCCAGATGCTTGGCGTGCCGCCTTCCGGCAGGGCGCTTCCGGGCTGA
- a CDS encoding HpcH/HpaI aldolase family protein → MNLPENRFKARLRAGIQQIGVWNGIPGPHVAEMLAASGFDWIVVDTEHAPAELSDALPALQAIAAYPESAALVRPAWNDPVLIKRALDLGAQTLMVPMVQSPAEAEAAARAMRYPPRGIRGVAGLHRASRYGMVADYITRAEEQLCLIVQIETPEALDRLEEIAAVDGVDGVFFGPADLSANMGHPGNQFHPEVVAAIEGGIARLSAMGVPAGILTLDEAFARRCMELGTLFTAVGVDFGLLTGAAHAAVTRFGPDRHVP, encoded by the coding sequence ATGAACCTGCCGGAAAACCGCTTCAAGGCGCGGCTGCGTGCCGGTATCCAGCAGATCGGCGTCTGGAACGGCATCCCCGGGCCCCATGTCGCCGAGATGCTGGCGGCATCCGGCTTCGACTGGATCGTGGTCGATACCGAACATGCCCCGGCCGAGTTGTCGGACGCGCTGCCCGCGCTTCAGGCCATCGCCGCATACCCCGAAAGCGCGGCGCTGGTGCGCCCGGCGTGGAACGATCCGGTGCTGATCAAGCGGGCGCTCGACCTGGGCGCGCAGACGCTGATGGTGCCGATGGTCCAGTCCCCCGCCGAGGCCGAGGCCGCGGCGCGCGCCATGCGCTACCCGCCGCGCGGCATCCGCGGCGTGGCAGGCCTGCACCGCGCCAGCCGTTACGGCATGGTCGCGGACTACATCACCCGCGCCGAGGAGCAGCTTTGCCTGATCGTCCAGATCGAGACGCCTGAGGCGCTGGACCGGCTGGAAGAGATCGCCGCGGTCGACGGCGTGGACGGGGTGTTCTTCGGGCCTGCCGACCTGTCGGCCAACATGGGCCACCCCGGAAACCAGTTCCACCCCGAGGTGGTCGCCGCGATCGAGGGCGGCATCGCGCGGCTCAGCGCGATGGGTGTGCCCGCGGGCATCCTGACGCTGGACGAGGCATTTGCCCGCCGCTGCATGGAACTCGGCACGCTCTTCACCGCGGTTGGCGTGGATTTCGGTCTTCTGACAGGCGCGGCCCACGCCGCCGTCACGCGCTTCGGCCCGGATCGTCACGTCCCTTGA
- the aroQ gene encoding type II 3-dehydroquinate dehydratase, with protein MSQLIRLLNGPNLNLLGQRQPEIYGRDTLADVEAGCRDLAGRFGLELRADQSNHEGQLVDWIQQARADAAGIIINPGAYSHTSVAILDALNAFEGIVLEVHVSNIHKRESFRHHSYVSLRADGVIAGFGIQGYALAMRRMASLLGKGDAA; from the coding sequence ATGAGCCAGCTGATCCGCCTTCTGAACGGCCCGAACCTGAACCTTCTGGGGCAGCGCCAACCCGAGATCTATGGCCGTGACACGCTGGCCGATGTCGAGGCGGGCTGCCGCGATCTGGCCGGCCGCTTCGGGCTCGAGCTTCGGGCAGACCAGTCGAACCACGAGGGCCAGCTGGTGGACTGGATCCAGCAGGCCCGCGCAGATGCGGCGGGCATCATCATCAATCCAGGCGCCTACAGCCACACATCCGTGGCCATACTCGATGCGCTCAACGCCTTCGAGGGCATCGTGCTTGAGGTGCATGTCTCCAACATCCACAAGCGCGAGAGTTTCCGCCACCACTCCTACGTCTCGCTTCGGGCGGATGGGGTGATCGCGGGCTTCGGGATCCAGGGCTATGCGCTGGCGATGCGTCGCATGGCAAGCCTGCTGGGCAAGGGGGATGCAGCATGA